AAGTGTTGATCCATATACAATATATGGTGGGAATCCAGCTAAGTTTATCAAAAAACGCTTTAGTGACGAAAAGATTGAATTCTTGCTAAAGCTTCAATGGTGGAATTGGAGCGAAGAGGAGATATTTAACAATCTTGAAAAATTAACATCAGAAACTGGGTTAGAAGAATTAATGGATAAATGGGAGGAAAATCAATGAATAAACAAGAATTATATCAAACCGCTTTTGGTATAATTAATCATAAAAAATTACGGAACTTTGGAACTTCAGGGCATGTTGCGTGTGCGTTGGAGACAAATAAGGGTAACATCTTTACAGGCATATGCATTGACTTGCCATGTTCTATTGGATTATGTGCTGAACAGTCAGCTATTGCTGAAATGGTAAAGAATAATGAAACTATAATCAAAAGGATTGTCGC
The window above is part of the Clostridiisalibacter paucivorans DSM 22131 genome. Proteins encoded here:
- a CDS encoding cytidine deaminase family protein, whose protein sequence is MNKQELYQTAFGIINHKKLRNFGTSGHVACALETNKGNIFTGICIDLPCSIGLCAEQSAIAEMVKNNETIIKRIVAVFEDGSILPPCGRCREFIVQIDNQNIETQIVLPEMEEVLLKDLLPERWDVKWD